One Mustelus asterias chromosome 10, sMusAst1.hap1.1, whole genome shotgun sequence DNA window includes the following coding sequences:
- the nek3 gene encoding serine/threonine-protein kinase Nek3 isoform X2 encodes MKHPNIVAFIDSFEADGHLYIVMEYCDGGDLTQKLLRQKEKLLSEEMVLNLFVQICLGMKHIHDKRVLHRDIKSKNIFLTKNGVVKLGDFGSAHLLNSPMAFAHTYVGTPYYVSPEIWENKPYNNKSDIWALGCVLYELCTLQHPFQSNSWKNLILKICKGSYTPIPSQYSYELQYVIKQMFKRNPKDRPSVSTILARNCFAKLISKFLSPEMVKKEFCEVTAKRKKAARDKPRTMQKASVPSKCEDVSSSAGGSECMKTTEASAGLRKWNPAEGESIARNLAEKTLEETVSQMEVTPKGDHVIIQSGKPSGRKQWSEVPPDTVLNILENAKLTSGMAVDDFNSGNQVKMYHKMGPRKQWSQRPPETVLNFLKNVNANLAFKTYTIDKGASGNPLIGPLSAATGNTDDVDGEMGTIELDPERLEPRSDDEDTDFEGTDEPDWVDELKKLLENNL; translated from the exons ATGAAGCATCCCAACATTGTTGCATTTATAGACTCATTTGAAG CTGATGGGCACCTTTATATAGTGATGGAATACTGCGATGGTGGCGATCTCACGCAAAAACTTCTGCGGCAAAAGGAAAAATTATTATCAGAAGAAATG GTGCTGAATCTATTTGTACAAATTTGTCTTGGAATGAAGCACATACATGACAAACGAGTTCTACACCGTGATATCAAATCCAAG AACATATTTCTCACTAAAAATGGAGTGGTGAAACTAGGAGATTTTGGATCTGCACACCTCCTGAACAG TCCCATGGCTTTTGCTCACACTTATGTCGGAACACCATACTATGTATCTCCAGAGATTTGGGAGAATAAGCCTTACAATAACAAAAG TGATATTTGGGCCCTGGGGTGTGTCTTGTACGAACTCTGTACGCTCCAACATCCT TTCCAGTCCAATAGCTGGAAGAATCTCATCCTAAAAATCTGCAAAGGGTCCTACACTCCAATTCCAAGTCAGTACTCCTACGAGCTGCAATACGTCATAAAACAGATgttcaaaagaaatccaaaggatcGTCCTTCTGTCAGCACCATTCTTGCTAGGAATTGCTTTGCAAAGCTTATTAGCAAGTTTTTATCACCTGAG ATGGTAAAGAAGGAGTTTTGTGAAGTAACAGCCAAGAGGAAGAAAGCAGCACGAGATAAACCCAGGACAATGCAGAAAG CCAGCGTACCAAGTAAATGTGAAGATGTCTCCTCCAGCGCAGGTGGAAGTGAATGCATG AAAACCACAGAGGCATCAGCAGGCCTCAGAAAGTGGAACCCAGCAGAAGGAGAAAGCATTGCCAGGAACCTAGCTGAAAAAACATTAGAAGAAACAGTTTCTCAAATGGAAG TAACACCAAAGGGAGACCATGTGATAATACAAAGTGGCAAACCCTCCGGCCGCAAGCAATGGAGTGAAGTTCCTCCCGATACGGTGTTAAATATACTTGAAAATGCGAAACTGACATCTGGTATGGCTGTTGACGACTTTAACAGTG GTAATCAAGTGAAAATGTATCATAAAATGGGTCCTCGCAAACAGTGGAGCCAACGCCCTCCTGAAACAGTACTGAATTTCTTAAAGAACGTTAATGCCAACTTGGCTTTTAAGACCTACACAATAGATAAAGGGG CATCAGGAAATCCGCTCATTGGCCCACTATCAGCTGCCACTGGAAACACTGATGACGTCGATGGTGAAATGGGAACCATTGAGTTGGATCCAGAGAGGTTGGAACCCAGATCCGATGATGAAGACAC AGATTTTGAAGGAACAGATGAGCCGGATTGGGTCGATGAATTGAAGAAGCTACTGGAGAATAATCTTTAA
- the nek3 gene encoding serine/threonine-protein kinase Nek3 isoform X3, with amino-acid sequence MMDTYTVLKVIGEGSFGRALLVQAHNESQQYVMKEIHLSKNPSGLQRSRREAILLAKMKHPNIVAFIDSFEADGHLYIVMEYCDGGDLTQKLLRQKEKLLSEEMVLNLFVQICLGMKHIHDKRVLHRDIKSKNIFLTKNGVVKLGDFGSAHLLNSPMAFAHTYVGTPYYVSPEIWENKPYNNKSDIWALGCVLYELCTLQHPFQSNSWKNLILKICKGSYTPIPSQYSYELQYVIKQMFKRNPKDRPSVSTILARNCFAKLISKFLSPEMVKKEFCEVTAKRKKAARDKPRTMQKASVPSKCEDVSSSAGGSECMKTTEASAGLRKWNPAEGESIARNLAEKTLEETVSQMEASGNPLIGPLSAATGNTDDVDGEMGTIELDPERLEPRSDDEDTDFEGTDEPDWVDELKKLLENNL; translated from the exons AATCCCTCTGGCCTACAAAGATCAAGGAGGGAAGCCATACTCCTTGCCAAAATGAAGCATCCCAACATTGTTGCATTTATAGACTCATTTGAAG CTGATGGGCACCTTTATATAGTGATGGAATACTGCGATGGTGGCGATCTCACGCAAAAACTTCTGCGGCAAAAGGAAAAATTATTATCAGAAGAAATG GTGCTGAATCTATTTGTACAAATTTGTCTTGGAATGAAGCACATACATGACAAACGAGTTCTACACCGTGATATCAAATCCAAG AACATATTTCTCACTAAAAATGGAGTGGTGAAACTAGGAGATTTTGGATCTGCACACCTCCTGAACAG TCCCATGGCTTTTGCTCACACTTATGTCGGAACACCATACTATGTATCTCCAGAGATTTGGGAGAATAAGCCTTACAATAACAAAAG TGATATTTGGGCCCTGGGGTGTGTCTTGTACGAACTCTGTACGCTCCAACATCCT TTCCAGTCCAATAGCTGGAAGAATCTCATCCTAAAAATCTGCAAAGGGTCCTACACTCCAATTCCAAGTCAGTACTCCTACGAGCTGCAATACGTCATAAAACAGATgttcaaaagaaatccaaaggatcGTCCTTCTGTCAGCACCATTCTTGCTAGGAATTGCTTTGCAAAGCTTATTAGCAAGTTTTTATCACCTGAG ATGGTAAAGAAGGAGTTTTGTGAAGTAACAGCCAAGAGGAAGAAAGCAGCACGAGATAAACCCAGGACAATGCAGAAAG CCAGCGTACCAAGTAAATGTGAAGATGTCTCCTCCAGCGCAGGTGGAAGTGAATGCATG AAAACCACAGAGGCATCAGCAGGCCTCAGAAAGTGGAACCCAGCAGAAGGAGAAAGCATTGCCAGGAACCTAGCTGAAAAAACATTAGAAGAAACAGTTTCTCAAATGGAAG CATCAGGAAATCCGCTCATTGGCCCACTATCAGCTGCCACTGGAAACACTGATGACGTCGATGGTGAAATGGGAACCATTGAGTTGGATCCAGAGAGGTTGGAACCCAGATCCGATGATGAAGACAC AGATTTTGAAGGAACAGATGAGCCGGATTGGGTCGATGAATTGAAGAAGCTACTGGAGAATAATCTTTAA
- the nek3 gene encoding serine/threonine-protein kinase Nek3 isoform X1, which translates to MMDTYTVLKVIGEGSFGRALLVQAHNESQQYVMKEIHLSKNPSGLQRSRREAILLAKMKHPNIVAFIDSFEADGHLYIVMEYCDGGDLTQKLLRQKEKLLSEEMVLNLFVQICLGMKHIHDKRVLHRDIKSKNIFLTKNGVVKLGDFGSAHLLNSPMAFAHTYVGTPYYVSPEIWENKPYNNKSDIWALGCVLYELCTLQHPFQSNSWKNLILKICKGSYTPIPSQYSYELQYVIKQMFKRNPKDRPSVSTILARNCFAKLISKFLSPEMVKKEFCEVTAKRKKAARDKPRTMQKASVPSKCEDVSSSAGGSECMKTTEASAGLRKWNPAEGESIARNLAEKTLEETVSQMEVTPKGDHVIIQSGKPSGRKQWSEVPPDTVLNILENAKLTSGMAVDDFNSGNQVKMYHKMGPRKQWSQRPPETVLNFLKNVNANLAFKTYTIDKGASGNPLIGPLSAATGNTDDVDGEMGTIELDPERLEPRSDDEDTDFEGTDEPDWVDELKKLLENNL; encoded by the exons AATCCCTCTGGCCTACAAAGATCAAGGAGGGAAGCCATACTCCTTGCCAAAATGAAGCATCCCAACATTGTTGCATTTATAGACTCATTTGAAG CTGATGGGCACCTTTATATAGTGATGGAATACTGCGATGGTGGCGATCTCACGCAAAAACTTCTGCGGCAAAAGGAAAAATTATTATCAGAAGAAATG GTGCTGAATCTATTTGTACAAATTTGTCTTGGAATGAAGCACATACATGACAAACGAGTTCTACACCGTGATATCAAATCCAAG AACATATTTCTCACTAAAAATGGAGTGGTGAAACTAGGAGATTTTGGATCTGCACACCTCCTGAACAG TCCCATGGCTTTTGCTCACACTTATGTCGGAACACCATACTATGTATCTCCAGAGATTTGGGAGAATAAGCCTTACAATAACAAAAG TGATATTTGGGCCCTGGGGTGTGTCTTGTACGAACTCTGTACGCTCCAACATCCT TTCCAGTCCAATAGCTGGAAGAATCTCATCCTAAAAATCTGCAAAGGGTCCTACACTCCAATTCCAAGTCAGTACTCCTACGAGCTGCAATACGTCATAAAACAGATgttcaaaagaaatccaaaggatcGTCCTTCTGTCAGCACCATTCTTGCTAGGAATTGCTTTGCAAAGCTTATTAGCAAGTTTTTATCACCTGAG ATGGTAAAGAAGGAGTTTTGTGAAGTAACAGCCAAGAGGAAGAAAGCAGCACGAGATAAACCCAGGACAATGCAGAAAG CCAGCGTACCAAGTAAATGTGAAGATGTCTCCTCCAGCGCAGGTGGAAGTGAATGCATG AAAACCACAGAGGCATCAGCAGGCCTCAGAAAGTGGAACCCAGCAGAAGGAGAAAGCATTGCCAGGAACCTAGCTGAAAAAACATTAGAAGAAACAGTTTCTCAAATGGAAG TAACACCAAAGGGAGACCATGTGATAATACAAAGTGGCAAACCCTCCGGCCGCAAGCAATGGAGTGAAGTTCCTCCCGATACGGTGTTAAATATACTTGAAAATGCGAAACTGACATCTGGTATGGCTGTTGACGACTTTAACAGTG GTAATCAAGTGAAAATGTATCATAAAATGGGTCCTCGCAAACAGTGGAGCCAACGCCCTCCTGAAACAGTACTGAATTTCTTAAAGAACGTTAATGCCAACTTGGCTTTTAAGACCTACACAATAGATAAAGGGG CATCAGGAAATCCGCTCATTGGCCCACTATCAGCTGCCACTGGAAACACTGATGACGTCGATGGTGAAATGGGAACCATTGAGTTGGATCCAGAGAGGTTGGAACCCAGATCCGATGATGAAGACAC AGATTTTGAAGGAACAGATGAGCCGGATTGGGTCGATGAATTGAAGAAGCTACTGGAGAATAATCTTTAA